Proteins encoded by one window of Candidatus Melainabacteria bacterium RIFOXYA2_FULL_32_9:
- a CDS encoding DNA polymerase III subunit delta yields MPVYLYWGEEEFNIENAVQDLRNKVIDPNWALLSHKVLNEPELPELVATLQTLPMAFGNLLIEIKTTSLFLRGGKKASSSDKLMVKLIDTLENLNDNIYVLFVCQIPRDTGKKIDSALKLTKTIQKIGKIEEFNAFKFYQEKELLSWINQRTSSKEIKITQDAALILLQNTGSELRRLDSELKKLKLSISPKKTIGKEDVLALCATHENIFLLADSWLQGNKSKAILELHKLFEKDHPLKIIATLQTIVRRWLKIKIESKTKNSFEISKTINLHKFVIEQDIKKLQSTSVEKLIELRNKLTQAEYKIKTGELEAEMSLELAIAS; encoded by the coding sequence ATGCCTGTATATTTATACTGGGGTGAAGAAGAATTTAATATTGAGAATGCTGTTCAAGATCTGAGAAATAAGGTCATTGATCCAAATTGGGCATTATTAAGCCATAAAGTTCTCAATGAACCTGAATTGCCTGAATTAGTTGCTACTTTACAAACTCTTCCTATGGCTTTTGGAAATCTTTTAATAGAAATTAAAACGACAAGCCTGTTTTTGCGTGGGGGAAAAAAAGCTTCCAGCTCAGATAAGCTCATGGTAAAGCTTATTGACACCCTTGAAAACCTTAATGATAATATTTATGTTTTATTTGTATGTCAAATCCCTCGAGATACTGGCAAAAAAATAGATTCAGCTTTAAAATTAACAAAAACTATTCAAAAAATAGGAAAGATAGAAGAATTTAACGCATTTAAATTCTATCAGGAAAAGGAACTTTTATCCTGGATTAATCAGAGAACATCATCAAAAGAGATCAAAATAACACAGGATGCAGCTTTGATTTTACTCCAAAATACTGGTTCAGAATTAAGAAGGCTGGATTCTGAGCTTAAAAAACTTAAGCTTAGCATCAGTCCCAAAAAGACAATTGGCAAAGAAGATGTTCTGGCTTTGTGCGCAACCCACGAAAACATATTTTTACTTGCTGATTCTTGGTTACAAGGTAACAAGTCTAAAGCCATATTAGAATTGCATAAACTTTTTGAAAAAGATCACCCGTTAAAAATTATTGCTACTCTTCAGACTATCGTAAGAAGATGGTTAAAGATCAAAATTGAATCTAAAACTAAGAATTCGTTTGAAATATCCAAAACAATTAACCTACATAAGTTCGTAATTGAGCAAGATATTAAAAAATTACAAAGTACCTCGGTTGAAAAACTGATTGAGCTAAGAAATAAGCTTACTCAAGCAGAGTACAAAATTAAAACCGGTGAACTTGAAGCAGAAATGTCGCTTGAATTGGCCATTGCATCTTAA